Proteins encoded together in one Anaerobranca gottschalkii DSM 13577 window:
- the glgD gene encoding glucose-1-phosphate adenylyltransferase subunit GlgD has protein sequence MKDVIGLINDTMNADELKDLTKHRSFGSIPFGGRYRLIDFTLSNMANSGINNIGIFTQIKSRSLLDHLGTGKNWNLNHLYILPPIINTGESLEKFGDVDYFSKHKDYIEKSKEKYILLANSNCIYNLDLNLVKKFFFDSLADIVMVYKRGDGTKGEKIINLDVDLSSKRIVDIAVQSNNSTGDLYCHVIFMRKEMFLGLVDYCVSRGLKDFIKDGIIPRLRTFRVMAYEYKGFYGQVNNLLNYYRLNKALLEREVWDELFIKNNPILTKVQHEPPAKYLEGSSVDNSLVANGCIIEGKVINSILFRGVKVKKGSVIKDSIVMQKGVIGEKAVIENTILDKEVQINNDVKIISPLNYPIVIERKTKI, from the coding sequence GTGAAGGATGTTATAGGTCTAATTAATGATACAATGAATGCCGATGAGCTAAAGGACTTAACTAAACATCGCTCCTTTGGTTCTATACCCTTTGGTGGAAGGTATCGTTTAATAGATTTTACCTTATCTAATATGGCTAATTCAGGAATAAATAATATTGGGATTTTTACCCAAATTAAAAGTCGTTCTCTATTAGATCATCTAGGAACAGGGAAGAACTGGAATTTAAATCACTTATATATTCTTCCCCCTATTATAAATACCGGAGAAAGTTTAGAGAAATTTGGCGATGTAGATTATTTTAGTAAACACAAAGACTATATCGAGAAAAGTAAAGAAAAGTATATATTACTTGCTAATTCTAATTGTATATATAACTTGGATTTAAATTTAGTTAAGAAGTTCTTTTTTGATAGTTTAGCAGATATAGTGATGGTATATAAAAGGGGAGATGGGACAAAAGGTGAAAAAATAATTAATTTAGATGTAGACTTATCGTCTAAGAGGATAGTTGACATAGCTGTCCAGTCAAATAATTCAACTGGTGACTTATATTGCCATGTCATATTTATGAGAAAAGAAATGTTTTTAGGGTTAGTTGATTATTGTGTCAGCAGAGGTTTAAAAGACTTTATCAAAGATGGTATTATACCAAGGCTGAGGACTTTTAGGGTTATGGCCTATGAATATAAAGGTTTTTATGGTCAAGTAAATAATTTGTTAAACTACTACCGGTTAAATAAAGCTTTATTAGAACGGGAAGTTTGGGATGAATTGTTTATCAAAAATAATCCTATCCTTACTAAAGTTCAACACGAACCACCGGCAAAATATTTAGAAGGTAGTAGTGTTGATAATTCATTAGTAGCTAATGGTTGTATTATAGAAGGAAAAGTTATCAATAGTATCTTATTTAGAGGAGTAAAGGTAAAAAAAGGCAGTGTCATAAAAGATAGCATTGTAATGCAAAAAGGGGTAATTGGTGAAAAGGCAGTGATAGAAAATACAATCTTAGACAAAGAAGTCCAAATTAATAATGATGTTAAAATTATCTCACCATTAAATTACCCTATCGTTATAGAACGAAAAACTAAAATCTAA
- the glgA gene encoding glycogen synthase GlgA translates to MKVLFVASECTPFIKTGGLADVIGSLPKYLQGLGNVDVRVIMPKYSDINFSLTGYPQWQKSIEISMEWRKQFCGIETLEYNNITFYFIDNQYYFNRPGLYGYYDDGERFAYFSKAVVDLLPHLQFKPDIIHCHDWHSAMVPVLIDKRRNDDFYKDIKTIYTIHNLKFQGIFPKEVLYLMELDDSYFTFDKLEYYNNINFMKGGIIYSHCVTTVSPTYVEEIKNPFYGEGLEEVLKYHQYKLKGILNGLDYEEYNPSTDSNLYVKYSLKSLQGKTRNKKMLQKELGLVEDKNIPLIAVISRLTEQKGFYLIKEVLDEILQMHIQMVVLGVGDKEFEEMFKGAENRYPNKLRVLLKFDEGLARKIYGASDLFLMPSLFEPCGLSQLIALRYGSLPLVRETGGLKDTVIPYNQFTGEGNGFSFTNYNAHDMLYTLKWAVDIYYNDKVQWRSLVKRAMESDYSWEKSAQEYLKLYGEIKG, encoded by the coding sequence ATGAAAGTTTTATTTGTAGCTAGTGAATGTACACCTTTTATCAAAACGGGGGGATTAGCAGATGTTATAGGCTCTTTACCTAAATATTTACAAGGATTAGGAAATGTCGATGTAAGGGTAATTATGCCTAAATACAGTGATATCAATTTTAGTTTAACTGGTTATCCCCAGTGGCAAAAAAGTATTGAAATTAGTATGGAATGGAGAAAACAATTTTGTGGAATAGAAACCTTAGAATATAACAACATAACCTTTTACTTTATAGATAATCAATACTATTTTAATCGCCCAGGTCTTTATGGCTATTATGATGATGGCGAAAGGTTTGCCTATTTTTCAAAAGCTGTTGTGGATCTTTTACCCCATCTCCAATTTAAACCTGATATAATCCATTGCCATGATTGGCATAGTGCTATGGTTCCTGTTTTAATTGATAAAAGAAGGAATGACGATTTCTATAAAGATATAAAAACTATATATACAATCCACAACCTTAAATTTCAAGGGATTTTTCCTAAAGAAGTTCTATATTTAATGGAATTAGATGATAGTTATTTTACTTTTGATAAACTGGAATATTACAATAACATCAATTTCATGAAGGGGGGAATTATTTACTCACATTGTGTTACAACGGTAAGTCCCACATATGTAGAGGAAATTAAAAATCCTTTTTATGGAGAAGGTTTAGAAGAAGTACTAAAATACCATCAGTATAAATTAAAGGGGATATTAAACGGTTTAGATTATGAAGAATATAATCCTTCAACAGATAGTAACTTGTATGTAAAGTATTCACTAAAATCCCTTCAAGGAAAAACTAGAAATAAAAAGATGTTACAAAAAGAATTGGGGCTTGTGGAAGATAAAAATATTCCCTTGATTGCCGTTATCAGCCGTTTAACAGAACAGAAAGGTTTTTATTTAATTAAAGAAGTATTAGATGAAATACTACAAATGCATATTCAAATGGTTGTCTTAGGGGTTGGGGATAAAGAATTTGAAGAGATGTTCAAAGGGGCAGAAAATAGATATCCCAATAAACTTAGGGTATTGTTAAAGTTTGATGAAGGTTTAGCTAGAAAAATTTATGGGGCTTCAGACCTGTTTTTAATGCCATCTTTATTTGAACCTTGCGGGTTAAGCCAGTTAATTGCTTTACGATACGGCAGTCTTCCATTAGTTAGGGAAACAGGGGGATTAAAAGATACTGTAATTCCCTATAACCAATTTACTGGGGAAGGTAATGGTTTTTCCTTTACCAACTACAATGCCCATGACATGTTATATACTTTAAAATGGGCTGTAGATATATATTATAATGATAAAGTTCAATGGCGTTCATTAGTAAAAAGGGCCATGGAAAGTGATTATAGTTGGGAAAAATCAGCACAGGAGTACTTGAAGTTATATGGAGAGATTAAAGGCTAA
- a CDS encoding glucose-1-phosphate adenylyltransferase has product MKKKECIALVLAGGQGTRLGILTTKLAKPAVPFGGKYRIIDFTLSNCSNSGIDTVGVLTQYEPLILNSYIGIGSHWGLDSNEGGVTVLSPYVRKDGGQWYQGTADAVFQNLEFIDLYQPEYVLILSGDHIYKMDYSYMLDYHKEKGAHLTIAAMTVSWDEAKRFGIIVTNERGEIVGFQEKPEKPKNNLASMGVYIFTWKVLRRYLIEDAINPSSSHDFGKDIIPKMLNNRENLWAYPFLGYWKDVGTIESFWEANMDLLDENSRLNLYDSNWKIYSVNPVKPPHYIGTDGILDNSLITEGCYVNGKITKSIIFPGVVIKKGAQITQSIIMPGAVIERNAVIEKAIIGQDTYICENCQIGDVNGKITVVAEEVIVPANTLIASGSVVEKDGIKGEGE; this is encoded by the coding sequence ATGAAGAAAAAAGAATGTATAGCTTTAGTTTTAGCAGGAGGTCAAGGAACCAGGTTGGGTATTCTAACGACAAAATTGGCAAAACCTGCAGTACCCTTTGGTGGGAAATATAGAATTATCGATTTTACTTTAAGTAACTGCTCTAATTCCGGTATAGATACAGTAGGTGTGTTAACCCAATATGAACCATTAATTTTAAACTCCTACATTGGAATTGGCAGCCATTGGGGATTAGACAGTAATGAAGGGGGTGTTACTGTCCTATCACCTTATGTACGGAAAGATGGTGGACAGTGGTATCAAGGGACTGCTGATGCGGTATTTCAAAACTTGGAATTTATTGATTTGTATCAACCGGAATATGTTTTAATTTTATCCGGTGACCATATTTACAAAATGGATTATTCCTATATGTTGGATTACCATAAAGAAAAAGGTGCCCATTTAACCATAGCTGCCATGACAGTTAGCTGGGATGAAGCAAAACGTTTCGGAATTATCGTGACAAATGAAAGGGGAGAAATAGTAGGTTTTCAAGAAAAACCAGAAAAGCCTAAAAACAATTTGGCCTCTATGGGTGTTTATATTTTTACTTGGAAAGTCTTGAGAAGATACTTAATTGAGGATGCTATTAATCCATCATCTTCCCATGACTTTGGTAAAGATATTATTCCTAAGATGTTAAATAATAGAGAAAACCTATGGGCTTATCCTTTTTTAGGTTATTGGAAAGATGTAGGAACCATTGAAAGTTTTTGGGAAGCAAATATGGACTTATTAGATGAAAATTCTAGATTGAACTTGTATGACAGTAATTGGAAAATCTATTCGGTAAATCCAGTAAAACCTCCCCACTATATAGGAACAGATGGAATATTGGATAATTCTTTAATTACAGAAGGTTGTTATGTAAATGGGAAAATAACTAAGAGTATTATTTTTCCTGGGGTGGTAATAAAAAAAGGGGCCCAGATTACCCAATCAATTATTATGCCAGGGGCTGTTATTGAGAGGAATGCTGTCATCGAAAAAGCTATCATTGGACAGGATACTTATATTTGTGAAAACTGCCAAATTGGAGATGTCAATGGGAAAATTACCGTTGTAGCTGAAGAAGTGATAGTTCCAGCAAACACCTTAATAGCCAGTGGCAGTGTTGTAGAAAAAGATGGAATAAAAGGGGAGGGAGAATAA
- the glgD gene encoding glucose-1-phosphate adenylyltransferase subunit GlgD, with translation MRDVIGLINDTTGSEDLKELLKHRSVAAIPFGGRYRLIDFPLSNMVNSGIKNVGIFTHLKSRSLLEHLGTGKDWNLGTKKDGLFILPPAFEQGEIFEKFGDVDYFNKHRDYIEISDQKYVIVSNSNCIYNLDFNLVKKFYFDSYADIVLVYKKGNDFQGKNGTILEIDNSSQRVIDIAVNPYKGGENIYCNIFFMRKELFLALIDYCISRGLRYLIKDGIIPSLSTLRVMAYKYDGFYGEVDCPLSYYKLNKALLQKETWQNLFITGNSILTRVQNEPPAKYLKGCSVYNSLIANGCIIEGKVINSILFRGVKVKKGSVIKDSIIMQKGIIGENSIIENSIIDKDVVISPDTKIIAPLNYPIIIERRTEI, from the coding sequence ATGAGAGATGTTATAGGTTTGATAAATGATACTACAGGTAGTGAAGATTTAAAGGAACTCCTTAAACATCGTTCTGTGGCAGCTATCCCTTTTGGGGGAAGGTATCGTTTAATTGATTTTCCTCTATCTAATATGGTAAATTCAGGGATAAAAAATGTGGGAATTTTTACCCACTTAAAAAGCCGTTCTTTACTAGAACATTTAGGCACAGGGAAAGATTGGAATTTAGGGACAAAGAAAGATGGCTTATTTATTTTACCCCCTGCCTTTGAACAGGGAGAAATCTTTGAAAAATTCGGTGATGTAGATTATTTTAATAAACATAGGGATTATATAGAAATAAGTGATCAAAAGTATGTTATAGTTTCCAACTCTAATTGTATATATAACTTAGATTTTAATTTAGTGAAAAAATTTTATTTCGATAGTTATGCAGATATAGTATTAGTGTACAAAAAGGGGAATGATTTTCAAGGTAAAAATGGAACAATACTAGAAATAGATAATTCTTCTCAAAGGGTAATAGATATAGCTGTCAATCCTTATAAAGGTGGAGAAAATATCTATTGTAATATCTTTTTTATGAGGAAAGAACTATTCTTAGCCCTTATAGACTATTGTATCAGCAGAGGTTTAAGGTACTTAATAAAAGATGGTATAATCCCGAGTTTATCAACTTTAAGGGTTATGGCCTATAAATATGACGGCTTTTATGGAGAAGTCGATTGTCCATTAAGTTATTATAAATTAAACAAGGCTCTACTTCAGAAGGAAACATGGCAAAATTTATTTATCACAGGAAATTCAATACTTACCCGGGTACAAAATGAACCACCGGCTAAGTATTTGAAAGGTTGTAGTGTATATAACTCGCTAATTGCTAATGGATGTATTATTGAAGGAAAGGTAATCAACAGCATTCTATTTCGTGGTGTTAAAGTTAAGAAGGGGAGTGTAATAAAGGATAGTATTATTATGCAAAAAGGGATAATAGGGGAAAACTCAATTATAGAAAATTCCATTATTGACAAAGATGTAGTTATTAGTCCAGATACCAAAATAATTGCTCCTTTAAATTATCCGATAATTATCGAACGGAGAACTGAAATTTAA
- a CDS encoding HD-GYP domain-containing protein: MRLIPINHVKEGYILGKPLYSDSGQLLVAKNTSLTNSMIRKIKKLGYNSIYIASEYTKAEIEEIVKPEFIQKTMILSKRITNMLIDRKGNLQKPLHELSQIINEIVDEILNSKEIFLNLINVSKYDDYTYKHSLNVMFLAISIGRTLGYTKKQLHDLAIGALFHDVGKLFIPKEILLKPHRLTNQEFELMKTHPQKGFQFLREYTELSAIIRIVSLDHHEKWDGTGYPQGKKGEEIHPFGRIVAVCDVFEALTANRPYREEIPIFEAREYIFGGGGTFFDFQVVQAFSKTVNPYPIGSFVKLSDGREGIVQNTNHNFYTRPIVEIHSENGKKINPYTFNLLEANNITVNSIIYDFSFNKAG; the protein is encoded by the coding sequence ATGCGACTAATACCAATTAACCACGTAAAAGAAGGCTACATATTAGGAAAACCTTTATACAGTGATAGCGGTCAATTATTGGTTGCTAAAAATACCAGTTTAACTAACTCTATGATCCGAAAAATTAAAAAGCTAGGCTATAACTCCATTTATATAGCCAGTGAATATACAAAAGCGGAAATTGAGGAAATAGTTAAACCGGAATTTATTCAAAAGACAATGATCCTCAGTAAAAGAATTACTAATATGCTCATAGATCGAAAAGGGAACTTACAAAAACCCCTCCATGAATTAAGTCAAATAATAAATGAAATCGTTGATGAAATTTTAAATTCTAAAGAAATATTCCTTAATTTAATTAATGTATCAAAATATGATGATTATACCTATAAACACAGCCTTAATGTTATGTTTTTAGCTATATCTATAGGCAGAACTTTAGGATATACTAAAAAACAACTCCACGATTTGGCCATTGGTGCCCTTTTTCATGACGTAGGAAAGTTATTCATTCCCAAAGAAATTCTACTTAAACCCCATCGCCTGACAAATCAAGAATTTGAGCTTATGAAAACCCATCCCCAAAAAGGCTTTCAATTTTTAAGGGAATATACAGAGCTTTCAGCTATAATTCGAATAGTGAGCTTAGATCACCATGAAAAATGGGATGGTACTGGTTATCCTCAAGGAAAAAAGGGAGAAGAAATTCACCCTTTTGGTAGAATAGTTGCTGTATGTGATGTCTTTGAAGCATTGACAGCTAATCGCCCATACCGGGAAGAAATACCAATATTTGAAGCTAGGGAGTACATTTTCGGTGGTGGAGGTACATTTTTTGATTTCCAAGTTGTACAAGCCTTTAGTAAGACTGTTAATCCTTATCCCATTGGAAGTTTTGTTAAGCTTTCCGATGGTAGAGAAGGTATTGTACAAAATACAAATCACAACTTCTACACAAGGCCAATTGTGGAAATCCATAGTGAAAATGGAAAAAAAATTAACCCCTACACCTTTAACTTGTTAGAGGCCAATAACATAACAGTAAACTCCATAATCTATGACTTTAGCTTTAATAAAGCAGGGTAA
- a CDS encoding metallophosphoesterase, which yields MRPYFYLALTVFLSIYYSLVYYIGTRFYRILNHWVPKVNPLIYWITLFSVGSIYIITRIFNNYIPFKMAKVLVRIGAYWLGLMFYLVIIFFFIDFIIFLLKIGGIVDKSVVDTYWYLKLTGLSTLILIGVVLIYGTIMARYPRIVEYDITLPKGEGHLTELTAVLISDIHLGKIIDNQRLNKMVKYIKEIDPDIIFIAGDIVDEDVGPFTKEKMYDTFGDLKPPYGIFACLGNHDYIGGQVDKVKVYLQKSGIEVLVDQYVKVESSFYIAGRMDPTGARITGTPRKGLNQWLVGLDKDLPIILLDHQPNALEEAAEFGVHLLLAGHTHRGQMFPNRYITRLIYENDYGYSQKGKMQVIVSSGYGTWGPPIRIGTRGEIVKINIKFN from the coding sequence ATGAGACCATATTTTTATTTAGCATTAACGGTGTTTTTGTCTATTTATTATTCTCTAGTCTATTACATAGGTACACGGTTTTATAGAATTTTAAATCATTGGGTCCCTAAGGTTAATCCCCTTATCTATTGGATAACATTATTTTCAGTAGGATCTATATATATTATTACGAGAATATTTAATAATTACATACCATTTAAAATGGCAAAAGTCCTTGTTAGAATAGGCGCTTATTGGCTAGGTTTGATGTTTTATTTAGTAATAATTTTTTTCTTTATTGATTTTATCATTTTCCTTTTGAAAATTGGGGGAATAGTAGATAAGTCTGTTGTTGATACTTACTGGTATTTGAAACTTACAGGTTTATCCACCCTTATCCTTATAGGGGTAGTCCTGATTTACGGTACAATAATGGCTAGGTATCCCCGGATTGTGGAATATGATATAACACTACCAAAAGGGGAAGGGCATTTAACAGAACTAACAGCTGTACTAATCTCAGATATCCATCTAGGTAAAATCATCGATAATCAAAGATTGAATAAAATGGTTAAATATATAAAGGAAATAGATCCAGATATCATATTTATAGCTGGGGATATAGTAGATGAAGATGTAGGTCCTTTTACAAAAGAAAAAATGTATGATACCTTCGGTGATTTAAAACCACCTTATGGAATCTTTGCCTGTTTAGGTAATCATGATTACATCGGCGGACAGGTAGATAAAGTAAAAGTTTATCTACAAAAGTCGGGTATTGAGGTTTTAGTTGATCAATACGTCAAAGTAGAGAGTAGCTTTTATATCGCCGGGAGGATGGATCCTACCGGTGCAAGAATAACCGGTACCCCTAGAAAAGGGTTGAACCAATGGCTAGTAGGTTTAGATAAAGATCTTCCCATTATATTATTGGACCATCAACCTAATGCTTTAGAAGAAGCTGCAGAGTTTGGTGTTCATCTCCTTTTAGCAGGACACACCCACAGAGGTCAAATGTTCCCAAACCGTTATATAACTAGGTTGATTTACGAAAATGATTATGGATACTCCCAAAAAGGAAAAATGCAGGTTATTGTTTCCTCCGGTTATGGAACCTGGGGTCCCCCAATTAGAATTGGAACAAGGGGAGAAATAGTAAAAATAAATATAAAATTTAACTGA
- a CDS encoding flavodoxin family protein, with amino-acid sequence MLKTLVIFYSFEGNTKFIAQTIAEKLGADILELKPEEEIKTKGFMKYVWGGSQVVMGKMPKLKPFDKDPQDYDLLIIGTPVWAWTYTPPLNTFFNTTKIVGKKIALFSCHGGQNAKTFEKMEKALQGNEIIARQDFFEPLRDKEGNRKKVLSWIDAIINQNLP; translated from the coding sequence ATGTTAAAAACATTAGTAATCTTCTACTCTTTTGAAGGAAATACTAAATTCATAGCCCAGACAATTGCTGAAAAACTAGGGGCAGACATTTTAGAACTAAAACCAGAAGAAGAAATTAAGACAAAGGGATTTATGAAATACGTCTGGGGAGGAAGTCAAGTGGTGATGGGGAAAATGCCTAAACTCAAACCTTTTGATAAGGATCCCCAGGATTATGATCTGTTAATTATCGGAACACCGGTTTGGGCATGGACCTATACGCCGCCCCTCAATACTTTTTTTAATACTACAAAGATTGTTGGAAAAAAAATAGCCCTTTTTTCTTGCCATGGAGGACAAAATGCTAAAACCTTTGAAAAAATGGAAAAAGCTTTACAAGGTAATGAGATTATTGCAAGGCAGGATTTCTTTGAGCCTTTAAGGGATAAAGAAGGGAATAGGAAAAAGGTATTGAGTTGGATAGATGCAATCATTAACCAAAACTTACCATAA
- a CDS encoding helix-turn-helix transcriptional regulator: MSEISPILKAVLPIVKGLGQTLTKHHEIVLHDISKAENSIIAIENGHVTGREVGSPATDYLMELVNSKNNTEDMHVNYVTKTKDGRTLKSSTMLIRDENGKIIGALCINFDMTYADIAKKFLEEITLIEKEESKEKFPESTTEFLQTMIQNALSLVDKPVSLLTKEDKLQIVEYLNNNKIFTIKGSVDLLAKELNVSRYTIYNYLDEISINQN, from the coding sequence TTGTCAGAGATTTCTCCTATTTTAAAAGCAGTATTGCCGATAGTTAAAGGCTTAGGGCAAACTTTAACAAAACATCATGAAATAGTTTTACATGATATATCAAAAGCAGAAAATTCAATAATTGCCATTGAAAATGGACATGTTACTGGTAGGGAAGTAGGTTCCCCTGCAACTGACTACCTTATGGAATTAGTTAATTCTAAAAATAATACGGAAGATATGCATGTTAACTATGTCACGAAAACTAAAGATGGTAGAACGTTAAAATCTTCTACCATGTTAATTAGAGATGAAAATGGGAAAATTATTGGGGCTTTATGTATCAATTTTGATATGACTTATGCTGATATTGCTAAAAAGTTTCTAGAAGAAATTACTTTGATAGAAAAGGAAGAATCCAAAGAAAAATTTCCTGAAAGTACTACAGAGTTTTTACAGACCATGATACAAAACGCTCTATCTTTAGTAGATAAACCAGTTTCTTTACTTACTAAAGAAGACAAGCTTCAAATAGTAGAGTATTTAAATAATAATAAAATCTTTACTATTAAAGGTAGTGTAGATTTATTAGCAAAAGAGCTTAATGTGTCAAGATATACTATTTATAATTATCTTGATGAAATTTCAATTAACCAGAATTAA